The Microbacterium maritypicum genome contains a region encoding:
- a CDS encoding leucyl aminopeptidase — protein MSPNANALIPETFPPLPGLDALAEVALGSSSDHGAADAVGYVITVDGDVPAALGLDRDALARAGFESKVGQTLTIPTAEGPALIAVGAGASEEQTETNLRDIAAAFVRAASTHGDLVLELGATEVDAETAARALFEGAVLGRYKYTALKTTSTHVPLHSFDVTIDGGVKEAIQRAASAATIAVRATIVARDLANTPPGHLTATNLGDIAVALGEEFGFSVELFDKADLIGLGCGGLLGVNQGSAEEPRMIKLQYRPEGRATGHLGLVGKGIMYDSGGISLKPSDPMHLLMKMDMGGAAAVLGAFTGLRDAGVGAQVTGWLMATDNMPSGTSYKLGDVLTARGGTTVEVKNTDAEGRLVMMDALVLANEDEVDAIIDIATLTGAALVALGGATAPVFANERWMARLALDAAAATDEPLWELPLETKYRRQLDSDIADISNLGGPFAGATTAALFLAHFVGETPWAHLDIAGTMQSEKDDSWRSSGATGFGARLILEAAKRFSIPS, from the coding sequence ATGAGCCCGAACGCGAACGCGCTGATCCCTGAGACGTTCCCCCCTCTTCCAGGTCTCGACGCTCTCGCCGAGGTCGCACTCGGTAGCAGCAGCGACCATGGCGCTGCTGATGCTGTCGGGTACGTCATCACCGTCGACGGCGATGTCCCGGCGGCTCTCGGCCTGGACCGAGACGCGCTCGCGCGCGCCGGGTTCGAGTCGAAGGTCGGTCAGACGCTCACCATCCCAACCGCCGAGGGGCCCGCGCTCATCGCCGTCGGTGCGGGCGCATCGGAGGAGCAGACGGAAACGAATCTCCGTGACATCGCGGCGGCGTTCGTTCGAGCCGCTTCCACGCACGGTGACCTCGTCCTCGAGCTCGGCGCCACAGAAGTCGACGCCGAAACGGCTGCGCGGGCGCTCTTCGAAGGCGCGGTACTCGGCCGCTACAAGTACACGGCGTTGAAGACCACGTCAACGCACGTCCCGCTGCACTCGTTCGACGTAACGATCGACGGAGGGGTCAAGGAAGCGATCCAGCGTGCAGCGTCCGCCGCAACGATCGCGGTGCGTGCCACGATCGTTGCTCGCGACCTCGCGAACACCCCTCCCGGCCACCTCACGGCGACGAACCTCGGCGACATTGCCGTCGCGCTCGGGGAGGAGTTCGGCTTCAGCGTCGAGCTGTTCGACAAGGCAGATCTCATCGGACTCGGCTGTGGTGGTCTCCTGGGAGTCAACCAGGGGTCTGCCGAGGAGCCCCGCATGATCAAGCTGCAGTACCGGCCCGAAGGACGCGCTACCGGCCACTTGGGCCTGGTCGGAAAAGGCATCATGTACGACTCCGGAGGAATCAGCCTGAAGCCCTCCGACCCGATGCATCTGCTGATGAAGATGGACATGGGTGGGGCGGCGGCGGTGCTCGGTGCCTTCACAGGCCTCCGGGATGCCGGTGTAGGCGCACAGGTCACCGGGTGGCTGATGGCGACCGACAACATGCCCTCGGGAACCTCCTACAAACTCGGTGACGTCCTCACCGCCCGCGGCGGCACGACGGTGGAGGTGAAGAACACGGACGCGGAAGGGCGCCTGGTGATGATGGACGCCCTCGTCCTCGCGAACGAAGACGAGGTCGACGCCATCATCGATATCGCCACGCTCACCGGTGCCGCCCTCGTGGCGCTCGGCGGTGCGACCGCCCCGGTCTTCGCGAACGAGAGGTGGATGGCGCGACTCGCCCTCGACGCGGCAGCCGCAACCGATGAACCCCTGTGGGAGCTCCCTCTGGAGACGAAGTATCGCAGGCAGCTGGATTCGGATATCGCCGACATCTCCAACCTCGGCGGACCGTTCGCCGGAGCCACCACCGCCGCCCTCTTTCTCGCCCACTTCGTCGGAGAGACACCGTGGGCGCACCTCGATATCGCCGGAACGATGCAATCCGAGAAGGATGACTCGTGGCGTTCGTCGGGTGCGACGGGATTCGGGGCACGGCTGATCCTGGAAGCCGCCAAACGATTCAGCATCCCCTCCTGA
- a CDS encoding MFS transporter, whose protein sequence is MHGGSSHPSQQIAHWPQPDENSMSTVAPTNVASRNASWLPLIVVVLTQVQASFAVNALTVSMAGITTDLNTPATSVGTAITAGTFAMAAFILLGAKIGARFGTRKVFQIAVAVHATAMAGVALSLSPAMLFIAQASSGAVIALIAPALTVFIATNYDGDKQAKAIGFLAAAIPLAGVMALLLAGWFAETIGWRWSFGLMVALGAINLLLSFRLKKVPAQPHLAIDWTGAILAAVSIILLSFGFSGLNAWGVWFATPQAPFDILGVSPAPLLIIIGLIGGQLFFLWVSKRQREQKSRIFDLRVLASGSELAITACMATMLFVGTAANFLIPLYMQVVQGLSGIQTSFSIIPYTISIFLASTFVAYLYKIAPPRVIGSIGFVVVAAALTLIAFTVRGEWGQFFIVVGLVLLGIGQGSIVALVFNTLLSAAPKQLAGDVGAWRGLVHNLSGSVGIAVASAFAVGILASTLQMSAEQHPEISDQLISEVNINDADFLTNSQLEEVLAGTSASEEETTAAISINEDARLLSLKISLLGLAGLALLAIVPATRMPGRIRGELPDQLEPDDPDNIDESVPLNPAAEEKLA, encoded by the coding sequence ATGCACGGTGGGTCCTCTCATCCCTCTCAACAGATCGCCCACTGGCCCCAACCGGATGAGAACTCCATGTCGACAGTCGCCCCGACGAACGTAGCGTCGAGAAACGCCTCCTGGTTGCCCCTTATCGTGGTGGTCCTCACCCAGGTGCAGGCGTCGTTCGCCGTGAATGCACTTACCGTCTCTATGGCGGGCATCACTACGGATCTGAACACTCCGGCGACGTCTGTCGGCACAGCCATCACTGCAGGCACCTTCGCGATGGCCGCGTTCATCCTCCTCGGAGCGAAGATCGGCGCCCGCTTCGGAACGCGCAAGGTGTTCCAGATCGCCGTCGCGGTGCACGCCACAGCTATGGCAGGAGTCGCGCTCAGCCTGAGCCCGGCCATGCTTTTCATCGCCCAGGCGTCCTCCGGCGCCGTCATCGCACTCATCGCTCCTGCGCTGACCGTGTTCATCGCCACGAACTACGACGGCGACAAGCAGGCGAAAGCCATCGGGTTCCTTGCGGCGGCGATCCCTCTCGCGGGCGTCATGGCCCTCCTGCTCGCCGGGTGGTTCGCGGAGACCATCGGATGGCGGTGGTCGTTCGGACTCATGGTCGCGCTCGGAGCCATCAATCTGCTTCTCAGCTTCCGGCTCAAGAAGGTGCCCGCTCAGCCACACCTCGCCATCGACTGGACCGGCGCGATTCTCGCTGCCGTATCGATCATTCTTCTCAGCTTCGGCTTCTCCGGCTTGAACGCCTGGGGCGTGTGGTTCGCAACTCCGCAGGCGCCGTTCGACATCCTCGGTGTTTCCCCAGCACCGCTGCTCATCATCATCGGCCTCATCGGCGGCCAGCTCTTCTTCCTCTGGGTCTCGAAGCGCCAACGAGAGCAAAAATCCCGCATCTTCGACCTGCGCGTTCTCGCGTCCGGAAGCGAGCTTGCCATCACCGCGTGTATGGCGACGATGCTGTTCGTCGGCACGGCCGCGAACTTCCTCATCCCGCTCTACATGCAGGTCGTGCAGGGCCTCAGCGGAATTCAGACGTCTTTCTCCATCATCCCCTACACGATCTCCATCTTCCTCGCTTCGACGTTCGTCGCATACCTGTACAAGATCGCCCCGCCGCGTGTCATCGGATCCATCGGGTTCGTTGTCGTCGCGGCCGCGCTCACCCTCATCGCATTCACCGTGCGAGGTGAATGGGGTCAGTTCTTCATCGTCGTCGGCCTGGTTCTCCTCGGCATCGGCCAAGGGTCCATCGTCGCGCTCGTCTTCAACACGCTCCTCTCCGCTGCGCCGAAGCAGCTCGCCGGCGATGTCGGAGCGTGGCGTGGTCTCGTTCACAACCTGAGCGGGTCGGTGGGTATCGCCGTGGCCAGCGCGTTCGCGGTCGGAATCCTCGCATCCACATTGCAGATGTCCGCCGAGCAGCATCCCGAGATCTCCGACCAACTCATCAGCGAAGTGAACATCAACGACGCTGACTTCCTGACCAACTCCCAGCTCGAGGAAGTCCTCGCGGGCACCAGTGCCAGCGAGGAGGAGACGACGGCGGCTATCTCGATCAACGAAGACGCACGACTGCTGTCGCTGAAGATCTCCCTCCTGGGACTTGCGGGACTTGCGCTGTTGGCCATTGTTCCGGCCACCCGGATGCCTGGACGTATCCGCGGCGAGCTTCCCGACCAGCTCGAGCCGGATGATCCCGACAACATCGACGAGAGCGTCCCTCTCAACCCTGCTGCTGAGGAGAAACTGGCATGA
- a CDS encoding SHOCT domain-containing protein produces the protein MRFFETATPIMYEYQGFWGSFWDLIWWFLTIFIFVSYLFVLFAIIGDLFRDHKLNGWLKAIWVVALLFFPLITALIYLIARGRSMGERSQAQAQALRDAQAEYVKGLAGQGAAPSPADEIAKAKNLLDAGAISQAEYEGLKAKALTS, from the coding sequence GTGAGATTCTTTGAAACAGCAACCCCCATCATGTATGAGTATCAAGGATTCTGGGGGTCCTTCTGGGATCTGATCTGGTGGTTCCTCACCATCTTCATCTTTGTCAGTTATCTCTTCGTGCTGTTCGCCATCATCGGCGACCTGTTCCGCGACCATAAGCTCAACGGCTGGCTGAAGGCCATTTGGGTCGTCGCCCTGTTGTTCTTCCCGCTCATCACTGCGCTGATCTACCTCATCGCGCGCGGTCGCAGCATGGGCGAGCGGAGCCAGGCGCAGGCGCAGGCGCTTCGAGATGCGCAGGCCGAGTACGTCAAGGGCCTGGCAGGTCAGGGAGCTGCGCCGAGCCCGGCCGACGAGATCGCGAAGGCGAAGAACCTGCTAGATGCCGGTGCCATCAGCCAGGCGGAGTACGAGGGCCTGAAGGCGAAGGCCCTGACCTCATAG
- a CDS encoding AI-2E family transporter, whose product MARFNLLSAGPFRFGFVATLGVLLALLLGAAVASLSTALTLIFVAFFICLGLYPTVRRLETWKLSRAGAVLVVIAAFSVVVALLLFLVVPIVVEQSAQLLRYLPQAFDDLEGQAWFIDLNSTFGGILTPAVAWIIDTVENPTTWVVVGGGALRFGAGVLNGLFGAMFVIALTIYFVAGLEPMKASLYSLVPASRRVRVMELGETIMDSVGKYLGGMVTLAAMNSIFTLILLTVAGVPFAPVLAALAFPITLIPLVGSVINLIVVTFVSLFAGPQTALFVGLVMLVYVQLEAYILTPRIVGKAISIPGSLVLIGAMVGGTLLGLLGALIACPTTASILLIIKKVVVPRQNLA is encoded by the coding sequence ATGGCGCGTTTCAATCTGCTCTCCGCCGGCCCCTTTCGATTCGGGTTCGTGGCGACCCTGGGCGTGCTACTCGCCCTGCTGCTCGGTGCGGCTGTCGCCTCGCTGAGCACGGCCCTCACCTTGATCTTCGTGGCGTTCTTCATCTGCCTCGGCCTCTACCCGACGGTCCGGCGGTTGGAGACATGGAAGCTGTCCCGTGCAGGCGCGGTGCTCGTCGTCATCGCAGCGTTCTCAGTCGTCGTAGCGCTTCTGCTTTTCCTCGTCGTACCGATAGTCGTCGAGCAGTCCGCTCAGCTGCTCCGCTACCTCCCGCAGGCGTTCGATGATCTGGAAGGCCAGGCATGGTTCATCGATCTGAACAGCACGTTCGGCGGTATCCTCACTCCTGCTGTCGCGTGGATCATCGACACGGTCGAGAACCCGACAACATGGGTTGTCGTCGGCGGCGGCGCGCTCCGGTTCGGCGCCGGCGTCCTCAACGGGCTCTTCGGCGCGATGTTCGTCATCGCGTTGACCATCTACTTCGTCGCGGGTCTCGAGCCGATGAAAGCGAGCCTCTACAGTCTCGTTCCCGCCTCCCGCCGGGTCCGCGTCATGGAGCTGGGCGAGACGATCATGGACTCCGTAGGCAAGTACCTCGGCGGGATGGTCACACTCGCCGCGATGAACTCCATCTTCACGCTGATCCTGCTCACCGTTGCCGGCGTCCCTTTCGCGCCTGTTCTCGCAGCGCTCGCATTCCCGATCACACTGATCCCTCTCGTCGGCAGTGTCATCAATCTCATCGTCGTCACGTTCGTGTCCCTTTTCGCCGGTCCTCAGACGGCGCTGTTCGTCGGGCTGGTGATGCTTGTCTACGTACAGCTGGAGGCGTACATCCTCACCCCCCGCATCGTCGGAAAGGCCATCAGCATTCCCGGATCGCTCGTCCTGATCGGTGCGATGGTCGGCGGCACGCTGCTGGGCCTCCTCGGCGCGCTCATCGCCTGTCCTACGACGGCATCGATCCTTCTGATCATCAAGAAGGTCGTCGTCCCCCGTCAGAACCTCGCATGA
- the cls gene encoding cardiolipin synthase produces the protein MTGIEFGALALIAAHVVLGFIATVLVSANRRPSAAIAWVLTIIFIPFLGAIAFLLVGRSRLPAHRRTQQRMMNTMLLTQTSPAALPPDPSSEPEWIASITKMNEALGALPNVGGNTAELIEGYTESFDAMIRAIDVAQHRVHVEFYIAVLDDMTRPFFDALARASARGVEVRVLSDHLSGFLYPHRTSTQAFLRDAGVSWHAMLPLRPLRGQWQRPDLRNHRKIVVVDGAVAFTGSQNLIDETYLKAKNIARGLHWVELMVRISGPGARELDAVFITDWAAESGEVLPFLDIDSTAPGNIAVQTVPSGPSFDNDNNLKLFAALIHKAERRISITSPYFVPDESIQLALLTAAARDVSVELFVSEIGDQKLVHHAQRSYYQALLKAGVRIYLYQPPAVLHSKHFSVDDDVVVLGSSNMDIRSFSLNAEVSLLLHSREFAKRVHGVEDRYRASSRELTLVEWEQRPWGEKTWDNLARLTSSLQ, from the coding sequence ATGACCGGGATCGAGTTCGGCGCGCTTGCCCTGATCGCCGCGCACGTGGTCCTCGGTTTCATCGCAACCGTTCTCGTCTCGGCGAACCGGCGACCTTCTGCCGCCATCGCCTGGGTGCTGACCATCATCTTCATCCCGTTCCTCGGAGCCATCGCCTTCCTCCTCGTCGGGCGGAGTCGTCTTCCCGCACACCGGCGAACACAGCAACGCATGATGAATACGATGCTGCTCACCCAGACCTCCCCCGCGGCACTACCCCCGGACCCGTCTTCGGAGCCGGAGTGGATCGCCTCCATCACCAAGATGAATGAAGCCCTCGGTGCACTGCCCAACGTCGGAGGGAACACCGCCGAGCTCATAGAGGGGTATACCGAGTCGTTCGACGCGATGATCCGAGCCATAGACGTCGCGCAACACCGCGTGCACGTCGAGTTCTACATCGCCGTGCTCGACGACATGACTCGCCCCTTCTTCGACGCCCTCGCGCGAGCATCGGCTCGCGGTGTCGAGGTAAGAGTCCTCTCCGACCATCTGTCCGGTTTCCTCTACCCGCACCGGACTTCAACGCAGGCGTTCCTGCGCGACGCCGGAGTCTCGTGGCACGCCATGCTGCCTCTGCGACCGCTACGAGGCCAATGGCAGCGACCCGACCTTCGCAACCACCGCAAGATCGTCGTCGTCGACGGCGCGGTCGCCTTCACAGGGTCGCAGAATCTGATCGACGAGACGTATTTGAAAGCAAAGAACATCGCCCGGGGGTTGCACTGGGTGGAGTTGATGGTTCGAATCTCGGGGCCTGGTGCCCGCGAACTCGATGCCGTGTTCATCACCGATTGGGCCGCGGAGAGCGGAGAAGTGCTCCCCTTCCTCGATATCGACAGCACAGCGCCCGGGAACATCGCCGTCCAGACGGTGCCGAGCGGTCCGAGCTTCGACAACGACAACAACCTGAAGCTGTTCGCCGCGCTCATCCACAAGGCGGAGCGCCGAATCAGTATCACCAGCCCCTACTTCGTCCCGGACGAGTCCATTCAGCTCGCTCTGCTGACGGCGGCGGCACGCGATGTGTCCGTCGAGCTGTTCGTCTCGGAGATCGGCGACCAGAAGCTCGTGCATCACGCGCAACGCTCGTACTATCAGGCGCTACTCAAAGCCGGCGTGCGGATCTACCTGTACCAGCCACCTGCAGTGCTGCATTCCAAGCACTTCTCGGTCGACGACGACGTCGTGGTCCTCGGCTCAAGCAACATGGACATCCGATCCTTCAGCCTCAACGCCGAAGTCTCCCTCCTCCTCCATTCTCGAGAGTTCGCCAAACGGGTACACGGTGTCGAAGATCGCTACCGTGCGTCGAGCCGGGAGCTGACGCTGGTCGAGTGGGAACAGCGTCCCTGGGGCGAAAAGACCTGGGACAACCTTGCCCGGCTGACCTCATCCTTGCAATGA
- a CDS encoding GAP family protein — MTPLVLAEIIGLAIVVAANPVPVISLLSLVVRPEGLHMAMSFAAGWAGAVLLSLTLLTFGTTALFPSTSALTERHTTGVVLPLIIGIALVVLGLAFVRRPPPAADAPPSRISRLFSTLTPSRAVLVGAGLAVVKPKTLVALVAASTVIGAEGTGPTQTLILLAVFTAVGSATVITPIVLRATGGPKMVNGLQRTQQQISRYFSRALGALLLIIGIVLAASSMVTSLSA, encoded by the coding sequence ATGACCCCCCTCGTGCTCGCAGAGATCATCGGACTGGCTATCGTCGTCGCGGCGAACCCCGTACCCGTCATCAGTCTGCTCTCCCTCGTCGTGCGTCCCGAGGGCCTACACATGGCGATGTCCTTCGCGGCCGGGTGGGCTGGGGCAGTTCTTCTCTCGCTCACGCTCCTGACCTTCGGTACGACTGCGCTGTTCCCCAGCACGTCGGCGCTCACGGAGCGGCACACAACCGGTGTCGTACTGCCCCTCATCATCGGAATCGCACTCGTCGTGCTGGGCCTGGCCTTCGTCCGCCGCCCGCCGCCCGCCGCGGACGCGCCCCCCTCGCGGATCTCGAGGCTGTTCAGCACACTCACCCCGTCAAGAGCTGTGCTCGTCGGCGCGGGGTTGGCAGTGGTGAAACCCAAAACGCTCGTCGCCCTCGTCGCAGCATCCACGGTTATCGGGGCAGAAGGAACGGGACCTACTCAGACCCTTATCCTCCTGGCGGTGTTCACCGCAGTCGGGTCCGCGACAGTCATCACGCCCATTGTGCTGCGTGCCACAGGCGGTCCGAAGATGGTCAACGGTCTACAACGAACTCAGCAGCAGATCTCACGCTACTTCTCGCGAGCACTGGGAGCGCTTCTGCTCATCATCGGCATCGTTCTGGCGGCGTCGAGCATGGTCACATCCTTGTCAGCGTGA
- a CDS encoding lysoplasmalogenase family protein, whose protein sequence is MQRRAPSLSLTWAFLPFVVISIVHVVLLATDNPFAAPTKLLLMPMLAIPVLVVARHLTPRITMFLLLAALLFSWLGDGAGAFFPAGPELPLMLLFFGIAHVAYILLFMRHLSTRRMPWWALAYAAWWVAMIAVLGPHTGGLLVAVALYGLVLGSTAAFSARCHPLVAVGGAFFLASDTILAFRLFLPDSLPSWSSPAVMLTYVIGQGLIIAGALVSLRRTSS, encoded by the coding sequence ATGCAGCGTCGCGCCCCGTCCCTCTCACTCACGTGGGCCTTCCTCCCGTTCGTCGTGATCTCGATCGTCCACGTCGTCCTGCTGGCCACGGACAACCCGTTCGCCGCACCCACGAAGCTGCTCCTGATGCCGATGCTCGCCATTCCGGTGCTGGTCGTCGCGCGACATCTCACTCCGCGTATCACGATGTTCCTGTTGCTCGCGGCGTTGCTGTTCTCCTGGCTCGGCGACGGTGCAGGGGCGTTCTTCCCCGCCGGTCCCGAGCTGCCCCTGATGCTGCTGTTCTTCGGCATCGCGCACGTGGCATACATCCTCCTGTTCATGCGACACCTGTCGACGCGTCGGATGCCCTGGTGGGCTCTCGCATACGCCGCCTGGTGGGTCGCGATGATCGCTGTCCTCGGTCCGCACACCGGCGGCCTGCTCGTGGCGGTCGCCCTCTACGGACTCGTCCTCGGCAGCACCGCAGCCTTCTCGGCGCGCTGCCATCCCCTCGTCGCGGTCGGCGGGGCCTTCTTCCTCGCGAGCGACACGATCCTCGCCTTCCGCCTCTTCCTCCCCGATTCCCTACCGTCGTGGAGCAGCCCCGCGGTGATGCTCACCTACGTGATCGGTCAGGGCCTGATCATCGCGGGCGCACTCGTATCCCTGCGGAGGACGAGTTCCTGA
- a CDS encoding RNA-binding S4 domain-containing protein: MDAARVDSWLWAIRVYKTRSAATTACRAGHVRVNGDKVKAAQQIRVGDELRIRIAGFDRILIVRQLLVKRVGAPVAALAYEDRTPEREPQAALGLRDRGAGRPTKRERRDIDKLRGRNDDRLT, translated from the coding sequence ATGGATGCCGCACGTGTGGACAGCTGGCTCTGGGCGATCCGTGTCTACAAGACCCGCTCGGCCGCGACGACAGCATGCCGCGCAGGGCATGTAAGGGTGAACGGCGACAAGGTGAAGGCGGCGCAGCAGATTCGTGTGGGCGACGAGTTGCGCATCCGCATCGCGGGATTCGATCGGATCCTCATCGTTCGTCAGCTCCTCGTCAAGCGCGTCGGAGCGCCGGTGGCGGCGCTCGCCTACGAAGACCGCACGCCCGAGCGCGAGCCTCAAGCCGCCCTGGGCCTTCGTGATCGTGGGGCCGGGCGTCCGACGAAGCGAGAGCGTCGCGACATCGACAAGCTTCGTGGACGCAACGACGACCGCCTGACCTGA
- a CDS encoding HNH endonuclease signature motif containing protein — protein sequence MANTTDLDLELEERRRVLDAWVATRRRIAALEAEAAELLTEQIALQDAEVTVSPFHREAIYRSMIAEFSAAGHVSKGSVEFAFADAQALHTSLPAVRAAFSKGAVSAGHVREIARASAIVAEAVRNKKVDAAVMSLFETAVLVVAEQDTAARTKAHARQIAAALVGETVVQRHRRAAEERCVTVKSLDDGLALLTAVLPEWIATAISDRLNRMTREVVRARSDRDIVPLSWWFEEVDGISPEDLSLDDPAFDLLDDGVIPSTGGDTFATDPEVDHFPTDTRTWAQTEADLFTDLLLTADPSVAHGDGLDGIQARIQVTVAATTLAGADDKIAELEGHGPLHPDIARDLAGRNTGWSRLFLDPTGMVVETDTYTPTEGMRRFLRARDQHCRFPGCRMPVHRCEIDHNHDHAKGGKTRIDNLGHFCRGHHTLKHPDMPDPHRWTAQQEKDGSVTWHSPLGRDYVDPPPRRVMFV from the coding sequence ATGGCAAACACGACCGATCTCGACCTCGAACTCGAGGAGCGACGTCGCGTCCTGGATGCCTGGGTCGCGACGAGGCGTCGAATCGCCGCGCTCGAGGCGGAAGCCGCAGAGCTGCTGACCGAGCAGATCGCCCTGCAAGATGCCGAAGTAACCGTGAGCCCCTTCCATCGAGAGGCGATCTACCGTTCCATGATCGCGGAGTTCTCCGCCGCCGGCCACGTGTCGAAAGGCTCGGTGGAGTTCGCCTTCGCCGATGCCCAGGCGCTGCACACCTCTCTCCCCGCCGTCCGCGCCGCGTTCTCGAAAGGCGCCGTGAGCGCCGGGCACGTGCGCGAGATCGCCAGGGCGAGCGCGATCGTCGCCGAAGCCGTCCGCAACAAGAAGGTCGACGCCGCGGTCATGAGCCTGTTCGAGACGGCGGTGCTTGTGGTCGCCGAACAGGACACGGCAGCGCGCACGAAGGCTCATGCGCGCCAGATCGCAGCCGCGCTCGTCGGCGAGACCGTCGTGCAGAGGCACCGACGTGCTGCGGAAGAGCGCTGCGTCACGGTGAAGTCCCTCGACGACGGGCTGGCCCTGCTCACCGCAGTGCTCCCCGAGTGGATCGCCACCGCGATCTCCGACAGGCTGAACCGTATGACGCGCGAGGTCGTGCGCGCTCGAAGCGACCGCGATATCGTGCCGCTGTCCTGGTGGTTCGAGGAAGTCGACGGCATCAGCCCCGAAGATCTCTCGCTCGACGACCCCGCGTTCGACCTGCTCGACGACGGGGTGATCCCGAGCACCGGGGGCGACACGTTCGCCACCGATCCCGAGGTCGACCACTTCCCCACCGACACTCGAACGTGGGCGCAGACGGAAGCCGACCTCTTCACGGATCTCCTCCTCACCGCAGACCCCAGCGTCGCGCACGGCGACGGCCTCGACGGCATCCAGGCCCGTATCCAGGTCACCGTCGCGGCGACCACGCTCGCCGGCGCCGACGACAAGATTGCGGAACTCGAGGGACACGGCCCACTTCACCCCGACATCGCCCGCGATCTCGCGGGTCGCAACACCGGCTGGAGCCGCCTGTTCCTCGACCCGACAGGCATGGTGGTCGAGACCGACACCTACACGCCGACCGAGGGGATGCGACGGTTCCTCCGTGCGCGCGACCAGCATTGCCGGTTCCCCGGGTGTCGCATGCCGGTGCACCGCTGCGAGATCGACCACAATCACGATCACGCGAAGGGCGGGAAGACCAGAATCGACAACCTCGGTCACTTCTGCCGTGGCCACCACACGCTCAAGCATCCGGACATGCCCGACCCGCATCGTTGGACCGCCCAGCAGGAGAAAGACGGCAGCGTCACGTGGCACAGCCCCCTGGGTCGCGACTACGTCGACCCACCACCCCGACGCGTGATGTTCGTCTGA
- a CDS encoding NUDIX hydrolase, whose protein sequence is MTVVPPASGEPRRPEGPRNPGDAWVIAESGEKYWGRFGAAGLLTYDPARGILLQHRVSWSHFGGTWGLPGGALHEGESAIAGAIREAQEEAGVPDGAVRARFTSVLDLGIWAYTTVVADVRVPFEPVISDPESVALEWVPVDQVDSRPLHPGFGASWSALRALLTVRPAVVVDAANVVGSVPDGWWKDRAGVAARLRARLEGLAVSADDLELGGDEWFPEVSMVVEGQARGIDDDASAVAIIRAEAAGDDAIVAEVERRVAGAETVIAVTSDRELRERVERAGAGQVRSAGWLLENLAAHG, encoded by the coding sequence GTGACTGTCGTACCTCCTGCCTCCGGTGAACCGCGTCGCCCTGAGGGGCCGCGGAATCCCGGCGATGCCTGGGTGATCGCGGAGTCGGGGGAGAAGTACTGGGGGCGCTTCGGCGCCGCCGGTCTTCTCACCTACGACCCTGCCCGGGGGATCCTGCTGCAGCATCGCGTCTCGTGGAGCCACTTCGGGGGCACCTGGGGGCTGCCGGGAGGCGCGCTGCACGAGGGGGAGAGCGCGATCGCCGGAGCCATCCGCGAAGCTCAGGAAGAGGCAGGCGTCCCGGACGGGGCGGTGCGAGCCCGGTTCACGAGCGTTCTCGACCTGGGGATCTGGGCGTACACGACCGTCGTCGCCGACGTGCGGGTTCCTTTCGAGCCGGTGATCAGCGACCCGGAGAGCGTCGCCTTGGAATGGGTGCCGGTCGATCAGGTCGATTCTCGACCGTTGCACCCCGGCTTCGGAGCGTCGTGGTCGGCGTTGAGGGCGCTGCTCACCGTGCGTCCGGCCGTCGTCGTGGATGCCGCGAATGTCGTCGGATCCGTTCCTGACGGCTGGTGGAAGGATCGCGCAGGGGTGGCGGCTCGTCTGAGGGCTCGGCTGGAGGGACTGGCGGTCTCTGCGGACGACCTGGAGCTCGGGGGTGACGAGTGGTTCCCCGAGGTGTCGATGGTGGTCGAAGGGCAGGCCCGAGGAATCGATGACGATGCGAGCGCAGTCGCCATCATCCGGGCGGAGGCCGCGGGCGACGACGCGATCGTCGCCGAGGTCGAGCGCCGCGTCGCCGGTGCGGAGACGGTCATCGCGGTGACAAGCGACCGGGAACTCCGCGAACGAGTGGAGCGCGCCGGTGCCGGTCAGGTCCGATCCGCAGGATGGCTTCTCGAAAATCTCGCGGCGCACGGCTGA